The Clostridia bacterium genome segment CTTAGTAAGATTGCCTGTTTTTCCGACCGTATAAAAAACCTTATAAAGTTCTAAATCAACTGACATAATAATTCCTTATGACATTAAGAAATGTCTTAAATTCTTCTTATATATTATAACTCATAATCCATTTTATAGCAATGTGTATCTAAATAGTTTATATAGAAAAAGCGTGAAAATATTTTTAAAAACTTATTATTCTTGACTATGAACTGATAAGCTGATATTATTGCACTAATACACTAAATTATTTTAGAGTTTAAGGTGTATATATGAACTTTGATGTGGAATTAGTCGGAAAAATCGGCTCAATGGCGTTAGTGAACCGTGAAAAAAACGACATTGATTATAATAAATTTGCACGCATAGGGCGTGAACTAAAACCAGGCTTTATTTGGGTTTCCAGCGGTGCTACCGAAATAGGCAGACTTGACTATATGAAACGAATGGGACACGAATTGACGGGCGACAAGGAAGAAAACAAAACAGATTATGCCGCACAAGGTCAAGCAATACTCATGCAGACATATAGAATGTTTGTAGACGCCAGATACAATTTAAGACAGGTTTTGGTTGAGCATCAGCATTTTAACAATGAAGAAAAAAGGGAGCATATCAGGGCATTACTGCTAAGATGTGTCAGCCAAAACGCTATACCTATCATCAATTATAATGACGCAGTATCTTGCGAAGAAAATCGCCGTATGGAAATAGCTGCACTAAAAAAGAATCATGACCATGTTGCCGAACTTATAGACAATGACGAGACTGCGGGACTTATAGCAAGTCTTGTCAAGACCAAGGTTTTATTGATTTTGACAAGTGTTGACGGAATATACAAAGATCCAAAAGATCCTTCAACACTGATAAAAGAAATAAGCGGAAAGAACATTCAAGAAGTTTTGGATAATATCGAATATTGCAAAACACTTTGCCATGGCGCAAGCAGACCGGGTGCGGGCGGTGCTGCAAGCAAGCTTGAATTTATAAAAGAGCCTGTAAAAAATGGAACGGCAGTATATATAGCCAATGCTGAATATTCAATAAAAGATATACTTTCAGGCAATGCAAAATGCACTTTTGTAGGTGTAAGATAATTTTATATATTTTATGAATTAAATGATTTTAATAAAAAACAGCAATAATCAACATTATAATTACAGGCATTGATTTTTTGATTCCCAAACCACAAGCAAAATATTTGACGAATTTTTGGAATGACGATATAATAATACTCTACCAATTTGGTAGAGTATTTGATTAATGGCTTTTTAGTTTAGGAGTAATATGAGCAGAGTAGTTATTACAATAGAAGATCTTGTTGCCAGTGTCAAGGGCAAACAGATTTT includes the following:
- a CDS encoding uridylate kinase, coding for MNFDVELVGKIGSMALVNREKNDIDYNKFARIGRELKPGFIWVSSGATEIGRLDYMKRMGHELTGDKEENKTDYAAQGQAILMQTYRMFVDARYNLRQVLVEHQHFNNEEKREHIRALLLRCVSQNAIPIINYNDAVSCEENRRMEIAALKKNHDHVAELIDNDETAGLIASLVKTKVLLILTSVDGIYKDPKDPSTLIKEISGKNIQEVLDNIEYCKTLCHGASRPGAGGAASKLEFIKEPVKNGTAVYIANAEYSIKDILSGNAKCTFVGVR